The following are encoded together in the Acidobacteriota bacterium genome:
- a CDS encoding c-type cytochrome: MRPPRPAAAASSVPEGRSAGLALAAAALVVAGCAGPRSNGPVLDGVPSGFELHPAFALELAAAEPVTVDPIDLAFDERGRAFVLELPGYPDMERPARIVELADRDGDGTWDHRRLFADDLGMADSILPWRRGLLVAAPPHIVYLEDTDGDGRADRRDVLLSGFAEGNPQHNVNALRYGLDNWIYGVNGGNGARVFWPESPDEVGLPRAEEDIGQDDFRVDFGARRFERTGRGAGGFGMTFGPWGRVFGTHNLDHLSQVVIPRRYLEPLPAAWQDGRLRLAAPPEGGPAELFPIGVRQTRPNHPEQSRSFSAACSVTVYAGGAFDGVGLEEQGTQVFIADPSANVVHRAVVDTAGAAAEAVRGRPGVEFLASTDPLFRPVNLTVGPDGALYVLDMHRAVVEHPEWIPDPMEAELDLYEGGDRGRIFRIVPARGLPAAFEDFAGFDRSRPADLLDALSHPNRWRRLAAQRLLVEEFAAAPPEALVGDLREMLENAQPLGRLHALWTLSGFGELDRESLEAALDDPGPELRRNAVLAFEETLRDDAPASPLMPLVPRVVALIGDPDPAVRLQAMLTSGMLLRSEVGGEAPLRGATMSAVVAGVTSAAEEAPVPAESATGQRWLRLAAASVLAVDPVRSLELLLTSGVADGEVVERVATLLPAERLGELMAGEPVLRALSASAEGRSGVGDALLAGLTAAATGEGDRTVDDSALAGPLRRLRQSGDDVLAASAWRLSAALGAEASPAEVGLLDCAGVRAANPAGGLEERLEAVALFGLRRHWPAASEEVVPRCPEAADTAETRVAETVPVGETWLERMGALLDADQPRRVQRAAMAELASADEGAVTAYLVERWSYLGPDARRDAGSYLIRSRSRHGALLDALESGRIGLGEMNFILERRRFLLRSPDQEIRRRARALFDDAGVVTRAEAIEAMRPALQLDGDPNRGEALFHELCARCHRSGGAGSGPGPDLSGVGRKSAETLLHDILDPNAAVDAAYVNYVVETTDGEVHSGLLAESAGGGIVLRAAEDLLVEVPAERVREVRSDSLSMMPEELEAGLEPADMADLLAFLNR, from the coding sequence ATGCGGCCGCCGCGGCCGGCGGCGGCGGCGAGTAGCGTTCCGGAGGGCCGGTCGGCCGGCCTGGCGCTGGCGGCCGCCGCACTGGTGGTCGCCGGCTGCGCTGGGCCGAGGTCCAACGGGCCGGTGCTCGATGGCGTGCCGTCGGGCTTCGAGCTTCACCCGGCGTTCGCGCTCGAACTCGCGGCCGCCGAGCCGGTCACGGTCGATCCGATCGACCTTGCCTTCGACGAAAGGGGGCGGGCTTTCGTCCTCGAACTGCCGGGCTACCCCGACATGGAGCGGCCGGCCCGAATCGTCGAACTCGCCGACCGCGACGGCGACGGAACGTGGGACCACCGCCGGTTGTTCGCGGACGATCTCGGCATGGCGGATTCGATCCTGCCGTGGCGCCGGGGGCTGCTGGTGGCGGCGCCGCCGCACATCGTGTACCTGGAGGACACGGACGGCGACGGCAGGGCGGACCGCCGGGACGTGCTTCTGAGCGGCTTCGCCGAAGGCAACCCCCAGCACAACGTGAACGCGCTCCGCTACGGCCTGGACAACTGGATCTACGGCGTCAACGGTGGCAACGGCGCCCGCGTCTTCTGGCCGGAATCGCCGGACGAGGTTGGATTGCCGCGCGCGGAAGAGGACATCGGGCAGGACGACTTCCGGGTCGACTTCGGCGCCCGGCGCTTCGAGCGCACCGGTCGTGGCGCCGGCGGCTTCGGCATGACCTTCGGTCCCTGGGGCCGCGTCTTCGGCACCCACAACCTGGACCACCTCAGCCAGGTCGTCATTCCGCGCCGCTACCTCGAGCCGCTGCCGGCGGCCTGGCAGGACGGCCGCCTGCGACTGGCGGCGCCTCCGGAGGGTGGTCCGGCCGAGCTGTTTCCGATCGGCGTGCGGCAGACGCGCCCGAACCACCCGGAGCAGTCCAGGAGCTTCTCGGCCGCGTGTTCGGTCACCGTGTATGCCGGCGGCGCGTTCGACGGCGTCGGCCTGGAGGAACAGGGAACCCAGGTGTTCATCGCCGACCCGTCCGCGAACGTGGTTCATCGCGCGGTCGTCGACACGGCCGGCGCGGCGGCGGAGGCGGTCAGGGGTCGGCCCGGAGTCGAATTCCTGGCCTCGACCGACCCGCTGTTTCGGCCGGTCAACCTGACGGTGGGGCCTGACGGCGCCCTCTACGTCCTCGACATGCATCGCGCCGTCGTTGAACACCCGGAGTGGATTCCCGACCCGATGGAGGCGGAACTCGACCTCTACGAAGGTGGCGATCGGGGCCGCATCTTCCGGATCGTGCCTGCCCGTGGACTGCCGGCTGCGTTCGAAGACTTCGCGGGTTTCGACCGCTCGCGCCCTGCGGACCTGCTCGATGCGTTGTCTCACCCGAACCGGTGGCGGCGCCTTGCCGCGCAGCGGCTACTGGTCGAGGAGTTCGCGGCGGCCCCGCCTGAGGCGCTCGTCGGGGACCTGCGGGAGATGCTGGAGAACGCGCAGCCGCTCGGGAGACTGCACGCGCTCTGGACCCTGAGCGGCTTCGGTGAACTCGACCGGGAGTCGCTCGAGGCCGCGCTCGACGACCCCGGCCCGGAGCTTCGGCGCAACGCCGTGCTGGCCTTTGAGGAGACGCTTCGGGACGACGCGCCCGCCAGTCCGCTGATGCCCCTCGTGCCCCGGGTCGTGGCCCTGATCGGCGATCCCGATCCGGCCGTGCGTCTCCAGGCGATGCTGACGTCCGGGATGCTCCTCCGGTCGGAGGTCGGGGGCGAGGCGCCGCTTCGGGGCGCGACGATGTCGGCGGTGGTGGCCGGAGTCACATCCGCGGCAGAGGAGGCGCCGGTGCCGGCGGAGTCGGCAACCGGGCAGCGTTGGCTCCGGCTCGCCGCGGCCTCCGTCCTCGCCGTAGATCCGGTCCGTTCGCTCGAGCTGTTGCTGACCTCGGGCGTCGCCGACGGCGAAGTCGTCGAACGGGTCGCGACTCTGCTGCCCGCGGAACGGTTGGGCGAGCTGATGGCGGGCGAGCCGGTGCTCCGGGCCCTGTCCGCCTCCGCTGAAGGCCGTTCCGGGGTTGGCGACGCCCTGCTCGCCGGCCTGACGGCCGCGGCCACCGGCGAGGGAGACCGAACGGTCGACGACTCAGCCCTGGCCGGTCCGTTGCGGCGCCTGCGGCAATCCGGCGACGACGTCCTCGCGGCCTCCGCCTGGCGCCTGAGTGCGGCTTTGGGGGCCGAGGCGTCTCCTGCAGAAGTCGGTCTTCTCGACTGTGCCGGCGTGCGGGCCGCGAACCCGGCCGGTGGCCTGGAGGAGAGGCTTGAGGCGGTGGCTCTCTTCGGTCTACGCCGGCACTGGCCGGCGGCGTCGGAAGAGGTCGTCCCGCGCTGCCCGGAAGCCGCCGACACCGCCGAAACTCGAGTCGCCGAGACGGTCCCGGTCGGAGAAACGTGGCTGGAGCGAATGGGTGCCCTGCTCGACGCGGACCAGCCCCGACGGGTGCAGCGAGCGGCGATGGCGGAGCTGGCGTCGGCGGACGAGGGGGCGGTCACGGCGTACCTGGTCGAACGCTGGTCGTACCTGGGACCGGACGCCCGGCGCGATGCGGGCAGCTACCTGATCCGAAGCCGGAGCCGGCACGGGGCTCTTCTCGACGCGCTCGAGAGCGGACGCATCGGGCTCGGGGAGATGAACTTCATTCTGGAGCGGCGGCGCTTTTTGCTGCGCTCGCCCGACCAGGAGATCCGCCGGCGGGCGCGGGCCCTGTTCGACGATGCCGGCGTCGTTACCCGTGCCGAGGCGATCGAGGCAATGCGGCCGGCGCTCCAGCTCGACGGCGATCCGAATAGGGGAGAAGCCCTGTTCCACGAACTCTGCGCCCGTTGCCACCGGAGCGGCGGCGCCGGCAGTGGCCCGGGCCCGGACCTGTCCGGCGTCGGCCGCAAGAGTGCGGAGACCCTTCTGCACGACATCCTGGACCCGAACGCGGCGGTCGACGCCGCCTACGTGAACTACGTGGTCGAGACGACGGACGGCGAGGTCCACTCGGGTCTTCTGGCCGAGAGCGCCGGCGGCGGGATCGTCCTGCGGGCGGCCGAAGACCTTCTGGTCGAAGTGCCCGCCGAACGAGTCCGGGAGGTCCGCAGCGACAGTCTGTCCATGATGCCGGAGGAGCTCGAAGCGGGCCTCGAACCCGCCGACATGGCGGACCTGCTCGCGTTTCTGAATCGCTAG
- a CDS encoding peroxiredoxin, giving the protein MLASAVTLASASAGAANLAVGDAAPDFTLPSTDGSQVTLSSFAGQKNVVLAFFPKAFTAGUTMEMKGYQAGISDFTGSDSIVFGISTDVLDENKRFAEELELDFALLSDAGGEVAKQYGGMMERFPTAANRVTYVVGKDGKIAYIGEGAEAMNPAGAKDACLGLD; this is encoded by the coding sequence ATGCTCGCTAGCGCCGTCACGCTCGCCTCGGCGAGTGCCGGCGCCGCGAACCTCGCCGTCGGCGACGCCGCGCCGGACTTCACCCTGCCGAGCACCGACGGCAGCCAGGTGACCCTGTCCTCCTTCGCCGGCCAGAAAAACGTCGTCCTGGCCTTCTTCCCCAAGGCCTTCACCGCCGGCTGAACGATGGAAATGAAGGGATACCAGGCTGGTATCTCCGACTTCACGGGCAGTGATTCCATCGTGTTCGGCATCAGCACCGACGTGCTGGACGAAAACAAGCGGTTCGCCGAGGAGCTGGAGCTCGACTTCGCGCTCCTGAGCGACGCCGGCGGCGAAGTCGCCAAGCAGTACGGCGGCATGATGGAGCGATTCCCCACGGCCGCCAACCGCGTCACCTACGTGGTCGGCAAGGACGGGAAGATCGCCTACATCGGCGAAGGCGCCGAAGCAATGAACCCGGCCGGCGCGAAGGACGCCTGCCTGGGCCTGGACTAG
- a CDS encoding VOC family protein — MSLIDGVGGAFVFSEDPKRLADWYTEHLGIEFEGSEEFGAFYVRYVAADPEDPAWVMDTTFAIMKAKRPVPRMARNEGVGQGDMYGDQPFMVNLRVRDLAALLAHLAERGVEPLRTDDEGYALFAWILDGDGNRVELYQPRVEAALSAAQA, encoded by the coding sequence ATGAGCCTGATCGATGGCGTTGGCGGCGCCTTCGTGTTCAGCGAGGACCCGAAACGGCTCGCCGACTGGTACACGGAGCACCTCGGCATCGAGTTCGAAGGCAGCGAAGAGTTCGGGGCCTTCTACGTCCGCTACGTGGCCGCGGACCCGGAGGATCCCGCGTGGGTCATGGACACGACGTTCGCGATCATGAAGGCGAAGCGTCCGGTGCCACGGATGGCCCGCAACGAGGGCGTGGGGCAGGGCGACATGTACGGCGATCAGCCGTTCATGGTCAACCTGCGCGTTCGGGACCTCGCCGCCCTGCTGGCACACCTCGCTGAGCGGGGCGTCGAGCCCCTTCGCACGGACGACGAGGGCTACGCCCTGTTCGCGTGGATCCTGGACGGAGACGGGAACCGGGTCGAGCTGTACCAGCCCCGCGTCGAAGCGGCCCTCAGCGCCGCGCAGGCCTGA
- a CDS encoding VWA domain-containing protein has product MGYSNSPRSSLVLAAALILAWTQTAVAQPPSGQSDEPAPDLFFGEEIDVRVVNLEVVVEDRSGNRVHGLDADDFRIFVDDLEVGVDYFTEILENRAVESRGGEVPPAIGEGDSVPTNYLLFVDDDHTHVTFRRPVVRGFGNQLANLGLRDQVAVVVQSRRRLQVLSPFTTDRRRTRAALAELESGRSFGGLLRSPRLIDQSRFARNAEGGLAPGARFDEDLTSVAADLPFAAMDLPSAASEARAESLARDLEFSVTAVSSTMRSLDVPEGRKVLLLLAGDWPVGSFRLASQGIGLRSDWSILDALIDTANVLGYTVYPVDQQKRPSLMRWQNLRQIAEQTGGRAYVAGANLGALRRVSEDTSNYYWLGFVPEYRRDDRAHEVRVELRRPGLRVRSRSGYVDLSRRAEADMETQGRLLFPEETRTHGEPVLRVEVGEPEPTGPFRRKMLVPVTVYIPVGYFPVFPFEDRFLARLELRFAVVDRNGQQARMPVIPLNLAGGTQPAPDAVVSYDTVLTLRRRPHDLLVSVHDPVSRQTVSVRTQVRSRMDPTTTGGSP; this is encoded by the coding sequence GTGGGTTACTCCAACTCCCCCAGGTCTTCACTCGTACTCGCGGCTGCTCTGATCCTCGCCTGGACGCAGACGGCTGTAGCGCAGCCGCCGTCCGGGCAGTCGGACGAACCGGCTCCCGATCTCTTCTTCGGCGAGGAGATCGACGTCCGGGTGGTCAACCTGGAGGTGGTGGTCGAGGATCGGTCGGGCAACCGAGTGCATGGGCTCGACGCCGACGATTTCCGGATCTTCGTGGACGACCTGGAGGTGGGGGTCGACTACTTCACCGAGATCCTGGAGAACAGGGCGGTGGAGTCGCGCGGAGGCGAGGTGCCGCCGGCGATCGGCGAGGGCGATTCGGTGCCGACGAACTACCTCCTGTTCGTCGACGACGACCACACTCACGTCACGTTCAGGCGGCCCGTTGTCCGCGGGTTCGGCAACCAGTTGGCGAACCTCGGTCTGCGGGATCAGGTCGCGGTCGTCGTGCAGAGCCGCCGCCGGCTGCAGGTTCTCAGCCCGTTCACGACGGACCGCCGGCGGACCCGCGCCGCGCTGGCGGAACTCGAAAGCGGCCGTTCCTTCGGAGGTCTGCTGAGGTCGCCGCGGCTGATCGACCAGTCGCGCTTCGCCCGGAACGCGGAGGGCGGTCTGGCGCCGGGCGCCCGCTTCGACGAAGACCTCACCTCCGTAGCCGCCGACCTGCCGTTCGCGGCGATGGACCTGCCGAGCGCGGCGAGCGAAGCGCGGGCCGAGAGCCTGGCGCGGGATCTCGAGTTCTCCGTCACCGCCGTCAGCTCGACGATGCGGTCGCTCGACGTGCCGGAAGGTCGGAAGGTGCTCCTGCTGTTGGCGGGCGACTGGCCGGTCGGCTCGTTTCGGCTGGCGAGTCAGGGAATCGGACTCCGCTCGGACTGGAGCATCCTCGACGCGCTGATCGACACCGCGAACGTCCTCGGCTACACCGTCTATCCGGTGGATCAGCAGAAGCGGCCGAGTCTGATGCGCTGGCAGAACCTGCGGCAGATCGCGGAGCAGACGGGCGGCAGGGCCTACGTGGCCGGGGCGAACCTCGGAGCGCTCCGGAGGGTCAGTGAAGACACCTCGAACTACTACTGGCTCGGCTTCGTGCCTGAGTACCGCCGCGACGATCGGGCGCACGAGGTGCGGGTTGAGCTCCGGCGGCCCGGCCTGCGGGTCCGTTCGCGCAGCGGCTACGTCGACCTCTCGCGCCGGGCCGAAGCCGACATGGAGACGCAGGGCCGGCTACTGTTCCCCGAGGAAACCCGTACCCACGGAGAACCGGTGCTGCGCGTGGAGGTCGGCGAGCCGGAACCGACCGGGCCGTTTCGCCGCAAGATGCTGGTGCCGGTGACCGTCTACATCCCGGTGGGCTACTTCCCGGTGTTTCCCTTCGAGGATCGGTTCCTGGCCCGGCTTGAACTCCGCTTCGCCGTCGTCGACCGGAACGGACAGCAGGCGCGGATGCCGGTCATTCCGCTCAACCTGGCCGGCGGGACACAGCCGGCGCCGGATGCGGTCGTGTCATACGACACCGTCCTGACCCTGCGCCGTAGGCCTCACGATCTCCTGGTTTCGGTGCACGACCCGGTGAGCCGCCAGACCGTCAGTGTGCGGACGCAGGTCAGGTCGCGGATGGACCCGACGACGACGGGCGGCTCGCCATGA
- a CDS encoding VWA domain-containing protein: MLVLGFGWPAAAQQTGVPQAELLFGEEIDVRVINLEVVVENRAGERVTGLDSDDFRLLVDGDEVAIEYFTEVRGKRAVASGRSGSPPSIGAGETVATNYVLFVDDDHSQVVLRRPVLLGFRDRLAELPAGDQVAVVVQSGRQLEILSAFTTDREATRRALGDLDKGGRFGGFLRTQRRLRLADDHGLPGGGDAVSSRDSVSAASIRGEIDSEELAQAESYAGEGSLDPEARWPGRGIATFAPLGPQGIRTFGLGGWVAPDMQFRDMQFSVDAVVSTMRALDPPEGRKVLLLLAGSWPSGDLGLASIGKSTDLHLLDALIDTANLLGYTVYPVDQQGGPGGWLWANMRYVAHGTGGRAFMAGSNVKALEIVNADTSHYYWLGFVPGYVRDDRAHDVRVEVKRPRLRVRSRRGYLDLSRRGEAGMEALRELLFPAEAKPGGGPLLVEVGAAESVKRSRMNVPITVYLPVGRFPALPYDGQFVQDLEVRFAAVDRVGRRTGAPVQHLRLGGASLPAADDVVLYRTSLSLRRLFHDVVVTVHDPLSRETASARMRVAPQRVEPNP, encoded by the coding sequence GTGCTCGTACTGGGCTTCGGCTGGCCGGCGGCGGCTCAGCAGACGGGCGTACCGCAGGCCGAGCTGCTCTTTGGCGAGGAGATCGACGTCCGGGTGATCAACCTGGAGGTCGTGGTCGAGAACCGTGCCGGCGAGCGGGTGACCGGGCTCGACAGCGACGATTTCCGGCTTCTCGTCGACGGAGACGAGGTAGCTATCGAGTACTTCACCGAAGTCCGAGGCAAGCGGGCCGTAGCCAGCGGCAGGTCGGGCAGTCCGCCTTCGATCGGAGCCGGAGAAACCGTTGCCACGAACTACGTCCTCTTCGTTGATGACGACCACTCTCAGGTGGTCCTCCGGCGACCGGTGCTGCTTGGCTTTCGGGACCGGCTGGCGGAGCTGCCTGCGGGCGACCAGGTCGCGGTTGTCGTCCAGAGCGGGCGCCAACTGGAGATCCTGAGTGCGTTTACTACGGACCGTGAGGCGACCCGCAGGGCCCTCGGTGACCTCGACAAGGGCGGCCGCTTCGGTGGCTTTCTGCGCACCCAACGGCGCCTGCGGCTTGCCGACGATCATGGCTTGCCCGGAGGCGGAGACGCCGTTTCCTCCCGGGACTCCGTGTCGGCCGCGTCGATTCGGGGCGAGATCGATTCGGAGGAGTTGGCGCAAGCGGAGTCCTACGCCGGCGAGGGCTCACTGGACCCTGAGGCTCGATGGCCGGGCAGGGGTATAGCCACCTTCGCTCCGCTCGGTCCCCAGGGTATCCGGACGTTTGGACTTGGCGGTTGGGTGGCTCCCGACATGCAGTTCCGGGACATGCAGTTCTCCGTCGACGCGGTCGTTTCGACGATGCGGGCTCTCGACCCTCCGGAGGGTCGCAAGGTGCTCCTGCTGCTTGCGGGAAGCTGGCCCTCGGGGGACCTTGGGCTGGCCAGCATCGGAAAGTCGACGGATCTCCACCTCCTGGACGCTCTGATCGACACGGCGAACCTGCTCGGATACACCGTCTATCCCGTGGACCAGCAGGGCGGCCCCGGCGGATGGCTTTGGGCCAACATGCGCTACGTCGCGCACGGCACGGGCGGCAGGGCGTTCATGGCGGGGAGCAACGTCAAGGCCCTGGAGATCGTCAACGCCGACACGTCGCACTACTACTGGCTGGGTTTCGTGCCCGGATACGTGCGCGACGACCGGGCGCACGACGTCCGGGTCGAGGTCAAGCGGCCGCGCCTGCGGGTCCGGTCCCGCCGCGGCTACCTGGACCTGTCCCGGCGCGGGGAAGCCGGCATGGAAGCTCTGCGCGAGCTCCTGTTTCCGGCGGAAGCAAAGCCGGGCGGCGGTCCGCTGCTGGTCGAGGTCGGAGCAGCGGAAAGCGTGAAACGAAGCAGGATGAACGTTCCGATCACGGTCTACCTGCCGGTGGGCAGGTTCCCGGCACTGCCTTACGACGGGCAGTTCGTGCAGGACCTCGAAGTTCGCTTCGCCGCCGTCGACCGCGTGGGTCGGCGGACCGGTGCACCGGTGCAGCACCTGCGCCTCGGCGGCGCTTCCCTACCGGCCGCGGACGATGTCGTGTTGTACCGGACGTCCCTGTCTCTGCGCCGGTTGTTCCACGACGTGGTGGTCACCGTGCACGATCCACTGTCGCGAGAGACCGCCAGCGCGCGCATGCGGGTGGCGCCGCAAAGGGTCGAGCCGAATCCCTGA